One Rissa tridactyla isolate bRisTri1 chromosome 1, bRisTri1.patW.cur.20221130, whole genome shotgun sequence DNA segment encodes these proteins:
- the SERTM1 gene encoding serine-rich and transmembrane domain-containing protein 1, with translation MSELDPSSGFVGNMENGTFLELYPTSLSTSVDSSPGRLSNVYVYVSIFLSLLAFLLLLLIIALQRLKNIISSSSSYPEYNSDAGSSFTNLEVCSISSQRSALSNLSS, from the coding sequence atgTCAGAACTCGACCCGTCTTCTGGATTTGTAGGAAACATGGAAAATGGGACTTTTCTGGAGCTGTATCCCACATCCCTTTCAACTTCAGTGGATTCATCACCTGGCCGTTTATCCAACGTCTATGTCTATGTTTCTATATTCCTTAGTCTCTtagcttttctccttttgctatTGATCATTGCACTTCAGAGGctgaaaaacataatttcttcCAGTTCCTCCTACCCAGAATATAATAGTGATGCTGGAAGTTCTTTCACTAATTTAGAGGTTTGTAGTATTTCTTCCCAGCGCTCTGCCCTCTCAAACCTTTCTTCATGA